Proteins co-encoded in one Nothobranchius furzeri strain GRZ-AD chromosome 4, NfurGRZ-RIMD1, whole genome shotgun sequence genomic window:
- the LOC129162841 gene encoding uncharacterized protein codes for MGLPTSVITKLLGVSRATLFRRMSENNISVSATYSKCSDEELDSFITVIKSNMPDAGYRVVRGALLAQGHRVQWDRLYASMHRVDSAGVLARMTRLGCVVRRTYTVPCPKYMVHIDTNHKLIRYNFIIFGGIDGYSRKIMYLKVADNNRADTHLAFFSEAVNEHGFPLRVRGDRGGENVGVAELMFSVRGTDTNSFIAGKSVHNQRIERLWRDVFMSVTGLYYNILHSLEDQDLPNISNILHLFCCHYIFLPRIQASLDVFRDATKPERTQVPPNKPLQLSAGVNMREQLEDMTTAYDQHIADENQPQGCLATGGREAVTIKKTQCCIEAGGHISEVKQVVKTMKQPCICLLQSFQLTMQQRKKPPD; via the exons ATGGGTCTGCCAACAAGTGTCATTACCAAACTCCTTGGTGTATCCAGAGCAACTCTATTTAGACGGATGTCTGAAAACAATATATCTGTATCTGCCACATACAGTAAATGCAGTGATGAGGAACTAGATTCATTTATCACAGTAATTAAGAGCAACATGCCAGATGCTGGGTACAGGGTGGTCCGAGGTGCTCTACTTGCCCAGGGACATAGAGTACAGTGGGACCGACTGTATGCATCCATGCATCGTGTGGACAGTGCGGGTGTACTTGCTCGAATGACACGTCTGGGATGTGTAGTGAGAAGGACTTACACAGTTCCTTGCCCAAAGTATATGGTGCACATTGACACCAATCACAAGCTCATCAG GTACAATTTTATTATCTTTGGAGGAATAGACGGCTATTCAAGGAAG atcatgtacctgaaggtagctgacaacaaccgggcagacacccaccttgccttcttcagtgaagctgtgaatgagcatggctttcctctgag ggTGAGAGGAGATCGTGGCGGAGAGAATGTAGGTGTTGCAgaattaatgttctcagttcgtggaactgacaccaacagcttcattgcaggaaaaagtgtacacaatcaacg gatcgagcgcctctggcgtgatgtcttcatgagtgttactggtttatattacaacatcctgcactctctggaagaccaagacttgccgaacatcagtaacatccttcacctgttttgttgCCACTATATCTTCTTGCCTcgcatccaggccagcctggatgtctttagagatgc AACCAAACCTGAGCGGACTCAGGTTCCACCTAATAAACCTCTACAGCTGTCGGCGGGCGTAAACATGAGAGAACAGCTGGAGGACATGACAACAGCGTATGATCAGCATATAGCTGATGAGAATCAACCCCAAGGTTGCCTAGCAACCGGTGGGAGAGAAGCTGTCACAATCAAGAAGACACAATGTTGCATT GAGGCTGGTGGACACATCTCTGAGGTAAAACAGGTGGTGAAGACCATGAAGCAGCCATGCATATGTCTGCTACAGTCATTCCAGCTCACAATGCAACAGAGGAAGAAACCGCCTGATTAG
- the LOC129162842 gene encoding uncharacterized protein gives MSSIKKENTHCLLTCFTYSHTRPFPHIFNKPTDQPRGKRRFCTPTTSVVKTNNFHVYVLPRPSEFTPKGSAEELQLATAGLGKRIIRLAENWGHSDIEAQLWKEFPKLKSLKGGWMFYKSTGGSGRRKLTSILQGPEGYTFETLKGASSNGKNTLFLAPLQEQLSIEPLPYDSPEFANMPKAKCMKCESLMPLQLLPLHVEECNVDEFESSPDEDCTVIEEPGLCSTAVSDLPTTETGESTKMGECAEMEESCGVCPICQAAYPVDALPFHASTCGERMDIAATTRREAASLTSVDELPGPSFLRMSTPPSPADWEKEEDPKEACQLFRQQLLERNSKHHHLLLSINMFDSEDDKDSSFIEFYKRNNINWAAPFKCTLTGDAAVGEGVRRHVLSMAMQKLKTGFSINLGSASVTPLFEGERDHHVPSAAGVLRECKLFEMAGRILGHNFIHGGSGFPGLSLAVVNMLTGGQIETAAAALTLEDVADLDHRETIGLLQKEELTAEEISRVTDLCLSWYLPTPNPTNHHWLFQLMLSKTVLHHGIQPIKQIRKGLKETGIWPLLSARPDVHSILFPRESSVELSSQTIIESIRWPQPTCDSDEEDDPVPVDNISTVTGFLRKFIEEASPDVLCDLMRFWVGWEQPMSKLYVKVVRSIYPVAHTCLYTLELPGHYQTYTTFHQDLMMALKSISYGFGKV, from the exons ATGTCCAGTatcaaaaaagaaaacacacactgtTTGCTAACATGTTTCACTTATTCCCACACCAGGCCATTTCCACACATCTTTAATAAACCTACTGATCAGCCAAGGGGGAAAAGACGATTCTGCACTCCTACCACTTCTGTTGTGAAAACAAATAACTTTCATGTATATGTCCTTCCAAGACCCTCTGAATTCACACCAAAGGGCTCAGCAGAAGAACTACAGCTTGCCACTGCTGGTCTTGGGAAAAGGATTATACGTCTGGCAGAGAACTGGGGACACAGTGAT atTGAAGCTCAACTTTGGAAGGAATTTCCCAAACTGAAGAGCTTGAAAGGAGGCTGGATGTTTTACAAGTCCACAG GGGGTAGTGGACGTCGCAAGCTGACATCAATTTTACAAGGCCCTGAGGGATACACTTTTGAGACACTCAAAGGGGCATCCAGCAATGGCAAGAACACTTTATTTCTAGCTCCACTACAAGAACAGCTGTCTATCGAACCCCTTCCTTATGACTCTCCAGAGTTTGCCAACATGCCAAAGGCAAAATGCATGAAATGTGAAAGTCTAATGCCATTGCAGCTGCTACCTTTACATGTGGAGGAATGCAAT GTGGATGAATTTGAGTCATCTCCTGATGAAGACTGCACAGTTATTGAGGAGCCAGGTCTCTGTTCTACAGCTGTCTCAGACCTTCCTACCACTGAGACTGGAGAATCCACAAAGATGGGAGAATGTGCTGAAATGGAAGAGTCGTGTGGG GTTTGCCCAATCTGTCAAGCAGCATACCCAGTTGATGCCCTTCCATTCCATGCCAGCACATGTGGTGAAAG aatGGACATTGCTGCCACTACGCGCAGGGAAGCAGCCAGTCTGACAAGTGTTGATGAATTGCCAGGACCTTCATTTCTAAGAATGTCTacaccaccatcacctgctg ACTGGGAGAAAGAAGAAGACCCCAAGGAAGCATGTCAGTTGTTCCGACAACAACTGCTGGAGCGCAACTCAAAACATCACCACCTCTTGCTGTCAATCAACATGTTTGATTCTGAAGATGACAAGGACAGTTCCTTTATAGAATTTTACAAAAGGAATAATATCAACTGGGCAGCTCCTTTCAAATGCACACTGACAG GAGATGCAGCAGTTGGTGAAGGTGTGAGACGACATGTTTTGTCAATGGCAATGCAGAAATTGAAGACTGGTTTCAGTATTAATTTAG gcTCTGCTAGTGTTACACCCCTTTTCGAAGGGGAAAGGGATCATCATGTTCCCTCAGCTGCTGGTGTGCTTCGGGAATGCAAGCTGTTTGAGATGGCGGGTCGAATTCTCGGACATAACTTCATCCATGGTGGGTCTGGTTTTCCAGGACTCAGTTTGGCTGTTGTGAATATGTTAACTGGAGGGCAGATAGAAACCGCAGCAGCAGCTCTGACTCTAGAGGATGTTGCTGATCTTGATCATCGTGAAACTATTGGTTTG CTGCAGAAAGAAGAACTGACTGCAGAAGAAATCAGCAGGGTGACTGATCTTTGCCTGTCTTGGTATCTACCTACTCCAAACCCCACCAATCACCACTGGCTGTTCCAGTTGATGCTTTCAAAAACT GTACTTCACCATGGTATACAGCCTATTAAACAGATCAGGAAAGGCCTGAAAGAAACTGGAATCTGGCCACTTCTTTCCGCCAGACCAGATGTCCACTCCATACTTTTCCCAAGGGAGTCAAGTGTGGAACTTAGCTCACAA ACCATAATCGAGAGCATTCGCTGGCCACAGCCTACATGTGATAGTGATGAGGAGGACGACCCTGTTCCAGTGGATAACATCAGTACAGTCACAGGATTTTTGAGGAAATTCATTGAGGAAG CATCACCAGATGTACTCTGTGACCTCATGAGGTTCTGGGTTGGGTGGGAGCAGCCAATGAGTAAACTCTATGTCAAGGTTGTACGCTCAATCTACCCAGTGGCTCACACCTGCTTGTACACATTGGAGCTTCCTGGTCACTACCAGACATATACAACATTCCACCAGGACTTGATGATGGCTCTCAAATCCATCAGCTATGGCTTTGGGAAGGTGTAA